From Planctomycetota bacterium, a single genomic window includes:
- a CDS encoding metallophosphoesterase, translating to MRWVIGDIHGMLTALETLLDVVRNADPQARFICCGDYVNRGPDSRGVIDLLIHADDITCIRGNHDDIFQLFVTGEMWGPEPKFPDPVATLGGFAPFGVLTTWVSYGVPRVVAAHVLQSPTADGLRKLVEFVPAEHREFLRNLPSCHVEDDLFVVHAYWSPKSAPPTPASRLQRMLWQRFEITELSKPKNWESRTGYFGHTPILSYDLEENLPIQGTDIVLLDTGCCMPDGRLSAVCHETGQVVQVHRIGEVVDE from the coding sequence ATGCGTTGGGTCATCGGCGATATTCACGGCATGCTCACCGCGCTCGAGACACTCCTCGATGTTGTGCGTAATGCCGATCCGCAAGCCCGTTTCATTTGCTGCGGCGATTACGTCAACCGCGGCCCCGACAGCCGCGGCGTCATCGACTTGCTCATCCATGCCGACGACATCACCTGCATCCGCGGCAATCACGATGACATTTTCCAGCTCTTCGTCACAGGCGAGATGTGGGGACCGGAACCGAAGTTCCCGGACCCCGTCGCGACACTCGGCGGCTTTGCGCCGTTCGGCGTACTGACGACATGGGTGAGCTACGGCGTGCCCCGGGTGGTCGCGGCGCATGTGCTGCAAAGTCCGACGGCCGACGGCTTGCGGAAACTGGTCGAGTTCGTGCCGGCCGAGCACCGGGAGTTCCTGAGAAACCTGCCGAGCTGCCATGTCGAGGACGATCTGTTCGTGGTGCATGCGTATTGGTCACCGAAGTCCGCCCCACCAACCCCGGCGAGCCGACTGCAGCGCATGCTTTGGCAACGGTTCGAGATCACCGAGCTTTCCAAACCGAAGAACTGGGAAAGCCGGACCGGCTACTTCGGTCACACGCCCATCCTCAGTTACGACCTTGAAGAAAACCTCCCCATCCAGGGCACCGACATCGTGCTGCTCGACACCGGTTGCTGCATGCCCGACGGTCGGCTCTCGGCCGTCTGCCACGAGACCGGACAGGTCGTGCAGGTCCATCGCATCGGCGAGGTCGTCGATGAATGA
- the metK gene encoding methionine adenosyltransferase, protein MADRPYLFTSESVSMGHPDKVSDQISDAIVDAILREDSNPANARVAVETLVTTGQVVLAGEVRTESYIDVQELARETIRKIGYTDPRMRFDADSCGVLSAIHAQSEDIARGVDSAADKVDEDLQGAGDQGLMFGYACRDTDVLMPLPIHLSHLIVAKLAELRASGEMKWLRPDSKSQVTVEYEGRTPKRVHTVVVSTQHDESVLDGDTISDAAKAEVIEKAIKPCIPAGYMTDEVIYHINPTGKFVIGGPHGDAGLTGRKIIVDTYGGRGRHGGGAFSGKDPSKVDRSAAYMARYVAKNVVEAGLADEVEIQLAYAIGVAKPVSVHVDTFGSGKLPEDKISDLIREHFRLTPNGIISTLDLLRPIYSPTARHGHFGRTPGEEGENTFTWEKTDKAEALSKAL, encoded by the coding sequence ATGGCCGACCGCCCGTACCTGTTCACGTCCGAATCCGTATCCATGGGACACCCCGATAAGGTGTCCGACCAGATCTCCGACGCCATCGTGGATGCGATCCTGCGGGAGGATTCCAACCCCGCCAATGCCCGCGTTGCCGTCGAGACGCTCGTGACCACGGGACAGGTCGTGCTTGCCGGCGAGGTGCGGACCGAGAGCTACATCGACGTGCAGGAACTGGCCCGCGAGACCATTCGCAAGATCGGCTACACCGACCCGCGCATGCGGTTCGACGCCGACTCCTGCGGCGTCCTCTCGGCGATCCACGCTCAGTCCGAGGACATCGCCCGCGGCGTCGACTCCGCGGCGGACAAGGTTGACGAAGACCTACAGGGTGCCGGCGACCAGGGCCTGATGTTCGGCTACGCATGCCGCGACACCGACGTGTTGATGCCGTTGCCGATCCACCTCTCGCACCTGATCGTCGCCAAACTCGCCGAACTTCGCGCGAGTGGCGAGATGAAATGGCTGCGTCCCGACAGCAAAAGCCAGGTCACCGTCGAGTACGAAGGCCGTACGCCCAAGCGGGTTCACACGGTCGTGGTCTCGACGCAGCACGACGAGTCGGTCCTCGATGGCGACACGATCAGCGATGCGGCCAAGGCCGAGGTCATCGAGAAGGCGATCAAGCCGTGCATCCCCGCCGGGTACATGACCGACGAGGTCATCTACCACATCAACCCGACGGGCAAGTTCGTCATCGGCGGTCCGCACGGCGATGCGGGACTGACCGGCCGGAAGATCATCGTCGATACCTACGGGGGTCGTGGTCGCCATGGCGGTGGGGCGTTTAGCGGCAAGGACCCGTCCAAGGTCGACCGCAGCGCCGCTTACATGGCCCGCTACGTCGCGAAGAACGTTGTCGAAGCCGGGCTCGCCGATGAGGTCGAGATCCAACTCGCCTACGCCATCGGTGTCGCCAAGCCGGTGAGCGTCCACGTCGACACATTCGGCTCCGGCAAGCTGCCCGAGGACAAGATCAGCGACCTGATCCGCGAGCACTTCCGCCTGACGCCCAACGGCATCATCAGCACGCTCGACCTACTGCGTCCGATCTACAGCCCCACGGCCCGCCACGGGCACTTCGGCCGCACGCCGGGTGAGGAAGGCGAGAACACGTTTACCTGGGAAAAGACGGACAAGGCCGAAGCACTTTCGAAAGCTTTGTAG
- a CDS encoding TrmH family RNA methyltransferase: MNDLPDHGLKLALVHPQIPQNVGNIGRTCVATGTALNIVRPMGFVLDDTRLKRAGLDYWPRLKLTMHDDLDTFMTTAGTTWWFDSEGETSLWEAPIAAGDTLVFGSETRGFPLGVMREQRTVRLPQMPGERCLNLASAAAAALYHAIHRVHCDSHGR; this comes from the coding sequence ATGAATGACTTGCCCGACCATGGCCTGAAACTCGCGTTGGTACATCCACAAATCCCGCAGAACGTCGGCAACATCGGCCGCACCTGCGTCGCGACCGGTACGGCGTTGAACATCGTCAGGCCCATGGGATTCGTCCTCGACGACACGCGACTCAAACGGGCCGGCCTCGACTACTGGCCACGGCTGAAGCTGACCATGCACGACGATCTCGACACATTCATGACGACCGCCGGGACGACATGGTGGTTCGATTCGGAGGGTGAAACGTCACTCTGGGAAGCGCCCATCGCCGCCGGCGACACGTTGGTTTTCGGCAGCGAGACGCGTGGCTTTCCGCTGGGAGTTATGCGTGAGCAGCGGACCGTCCGACTGCCGCAGATGCCGGGCGAACGCTGCCTCAACCTCGCCAGCGCGGCGGCGGCGGCCCTCTACCACGCCATTCACCGCGTACACTGCGACAGCCATGGCCGATGA
- a CDS encoding HEAT repeat domain-containing protein has protein sequence MTHPKTKALIATLGLALGSGHALAQVLPGETGELVQPEPMGGGEKGVTPSQPPAPPVVPAEQRVPRDMQLRGEALQLVRAAARSDRPSFRAQAIEALQLGAGRDADATILRGLRDEEPIVRFAAAMAVGALDLRSAYPDPLLRLANPREDAQVRVGAIYATTVLGDTRLTDELAALTRHTSETVRGSAVLALGLTDAPSAIEVLNGRRGDPSPAVRLQTYEALWRLGDVEARDSLISGMFSLYPDEELFCTLALAANGDRRVIVHIRPKLTSEYSYIALAASRAMGQLGSDEGYGVALQGAKSEDPQDRSLAAFAFGDIGRLDAQPYLGQLMTDADPNVRLAAASAVLKLTQ, from the coding sequence ATGACCCATCCCAAGACGAAGGCTCTGATCGCAACACTCGGCCTCGCACTCGGTAGCGGACACGCGCTCGCCCAGGTCTTGCCCGGGGAGACCGGCGAGTTGGTGCAACCCGAGCCGATGGGCGGCGGCGAAAAAGGCGTCACGCCGAGCCAACCGCCCGCCCCGCCGGTGGTGCCCGCCGAGCAGAGAGTTCCCCGTGATATGCAACTACGCGGCGAAGCGCTGCAACTAGTGCGCGCCGCCGCCCGGAGCGACCGGCCCAGCTTCCGTGCCCAGGCGATCGAGGCGTTGCAACTCGGTGCGGGTCGGGATGCGGACGCGACGATCCTGCGCGGCCTGCGTGACGAGGAGCCGATCGTCCGGTTCGCCGCCGCAATGGCCGTCGGGGCGCTCGATCTGCGTAGCGCTTATCCCGACCCATTGCTGCGCCTGGCCAACCCGAGGGAAGACGCGCAAGTCCGTGTCGGTGCGATCTATGCGACAACCGTTCTCGGCGACACACGTTTGACGGACGAACTGGCAGCCCTCACCCGTCACACCAGCGAGACCGTCCGCGGCAGCGCCGTTCTGGCACTCGGTCTGACCGACGCGCCTAGCGCCATCGAGGTGCTCAACGGCCGACGCGGCGATCCGTCCCCCGCCGTCCGCCTGCAGACGTACGAGGCACTCTGGCGACTCGGTGATGTCGAAGCCCGGGACTCACTGATTAGCGGCATGTTCAGCCTCTATCCCGACGAAGAACTTTTCTGCACGCTCGCCCTCGCGGCCAACGGGGACCGGCGTGTCATCGTGCACATCCGGCCGAAGCTTACCAGCGAGTACAGCTACATCGCGTTGGCCGCGTCCCGTGCGATGGGACAACTCGGCAGCGACGAGGGCTACGGCGTCGCGCTGCAAGGTGCCAAGAGCGAAGACCCGCAGGACCGTTCGCTCGCCGCATTCGCGTTCGGCGACATCGGCCGGCTCGACGCGCAACCGTACCTCGGCCAACTCATGACCGACGCCGACCCGAACGTCCGCCTCGCCGCCGCCAGCGCGGTGCTCAAACTCACGCAGTAA
- a CDS encoding HNH endonuclease translates to MSVVFPASQPTSDCPALNANVLVLNKFYQALRVVNVRRAFCLLAKDLAEVIHIETDSGGKVAQWENMTFGSWAELSQLKAEFEPDGFDFVHTVRYPIAVPRIIRLLTYDKLPRQDVKFNRRNIFARDHNRCQYCGDRFPTSELSLDHVVPRSQDGPTTWDNIVTCCIDCNVRKGGRTPKQAHMKLITEPVKPKRSPVINIRLADHRYKSWKQFLDEAYWTVELK, encoded by the coding sequence ATGTCCGTCGTTTTTCCAGCTTCGCAGCCGACTTCTGACTGCCCCGCGCTCAACGCCAACGTGTTGGTGTTGAACAAGTTCTACCAAGCCTTGCGCGTGGTGAACGTACGCCGCGCCTTCTGCCTGCTGGCCAAGGACCTCGCGGAAGTCATCCACATCGAGACCGATTCGGGCGGCAAGGTCGCGCAATGGGAGAACATGACCTTCGGCAGCTGGGCCGAGCTTTCGCAGCTCAAGGCCGAGTTCGAGCCGGACGGTTTCGATTTCGTCCACACGGTGCGTTACCCCATCGCTGTGCCGCGGATCATCCGCTTGCTCACCTATGACAAGCTTCCTCGGCAGGATGTGAAGTTCAACCGCCGCAACATCTTCGCCCGGGACCACAACCGTTGCCAGTATTGCGGCGATCGGTTCCCCACGAGCGAGTTGTCGCTTGACCACGTCGTGCCGCGCAGCCAGGACGGGCCGACGACGTGGGACAACATCGTGACCTGCTGCATCGACTGCAACGTCCGCAAGGGCGGCCGCACGCCGAAGCAGGCGCATATGAAGCTCATCACCGAGCCGGTCAAGCCGAAGCGTTCGCCGGTCATCAATATCCGCCTCGCCGACCACCGTTACAAGTCTTGGAAGCAGTTCCTCGACGAAGCGTATTGGACCGTTGAGTTGAAGTAG
- a CDS encoding ADP-ribosylglycohydrolase family protein, with translation MNDLHDKVAGALALSALGDVLGLPCEAAGLRGEVSPLVDWELSVVDGFREPAANCWNIWAPPEVTAGMRGVVSDDTAVRLVLIEPWLADAHRRGVTPTESDWRIWLRERAPESVAWREATAAESAWQWLGFYDTAAGNGGGCDDTPCFYRPGVPVCFGNFLFLELGLIDAPVASVLDQGAGVAVSGLLGRAASEAVRARSVDPGFAAWWPSDASFGERHRSLSPAEFLAVVRDEIYHGPDAPTHDLKPFDPTLQLRQISACVGYAGDEPLLAIRLLASGAGDTDTLAATLGMILGARLGHAALRGGPAGEALRLVEASTETLFGRSTGDRVRAVLGPADSIRSSG, from the coding sequence ATGAACGACCTACACGACAAAGTCGCGGGCGCCCTCGCCTTGTCGGCCCTCGGGGATGTCCTCGGTCTTCCCTGCGAGGCGGCGGGGCTGCGCGGAGAAGTGTCGCCATTGGTCGATTGGGAACTGTCCGTGGTCGATGGCTTTCGTGAGCCGGCGGCGAACTGTTGGAACATTTGGGCACCGCCCGAGGTCACTGCCGGCATGCGGGGCGTGGTCTCCGACGACACGGCCGTTCGTTTGGTGTTGATCGAGCCTTGGCTCGCGGACGCACATCGGCGTGGCGTGACACCGACCGAATCGGACTGGCGGATATGGCTGCGTGAACGCGCTCCCGAGTCGGTCGCATGGCGTGAAGCGACGGCGGCGGAGTCCGCGTGGCAATGGCTCGGGTTTTACGACACGGCCGCGGGGAACGGTGGTGGCTGCGACGACACGCCATGCTTCTACCGACCCGGCGTGCCGGTGTGTTTCGGGAATTTCCTGTTTCTCGAACTCGGCCTGATCGACGCACCCGTGGCGAGTGTGCTCGACCAAGGCGCGGGCGTGGCGGTATCCGGGTTGCTGGGCCGAGCTGCGAGTGAGGCCGTTCGCGCACGATCGGTAGACCCAGGATTTGCCGCATGGTGGCCAAGCGATGCGTCGTTTGGCGAGCGGCACCGGTCGTTGTCCCCGGCCGAGTTCCTCGCCGTGGTCCGCGACGAAATCTACCACGGACCCGACGCGCCGACGCACGATCTCAAGCCGTTTGACCCGACGCTGCAACTACGCCAAATCTCGGCCTGCGTCGGATATGCCGGCGACGAGCCATTGCTGGCCATCCGGCTGCTCGCGAGTGGGGCGGGTGACACGGACACGCTGGCCGCGACGCTGGGGATGATCCTGGGAGCTCGGCTCGGTCACGCGGCACTGCGCGGTGGTCCAGCCGGTGAGGCGTTGCGTTTGGTCGAGGCGAGCACCGAAACGCTCTTCGGCCGATCCACCGGCGACCGCGTCCGGGCCGTCCTGGGGCCGGCCGATTCCATCCGTTCATCCGGCTGA
- a CDS encoding endonuclease/exonuclease/phosphatase family protein, whose translation MKHSAGCGIIRGVREKLAIALVALMLLLAVLPYFGTWAWWLDMLNHFRLQLAVVSLVVAVIVLAVVRKRWASVGLLAVAAHAAPVGWTAFQPDGPGSGASFAHANVGGCDPAAVRAWVSDLDAAAVFLLEVRPEDELARTPPEGWRFLLQRPSDDTRGLIVLVPKWSVINKAHVESFSVPGTIRDMAVVDLGGVEVMQAHLARPGTACGFAEQVAMSEAIADWVVSRSEWTDVLVVGDFNAAPWSAAVKPLRDAGLSPARGGLSGTWPAQLPPGLRVPIDHAFSNRRCKVTVGPDLGGDHRPIVVRMTE comes from the coding sequence ATGAAACATTCAGCAGGCTGCGGCATCATCCGTGGTGTGCGTGAGAAACTCGCCATCGCCCTCGTGGCCTTGATGCTCCTGCTCGCGGTGCTGCCGTACTTCGGCACGTGGGCGTGGTGGCTCGACATGCTGAATCATTTTCGCTTGCAACTGGCGGTGGTGTCGCTGGTCGTGGCGGTGATCGTGTTGGCGGTCGTGCGAAAGCGCTGGGCGTCGGTCGGGTTGCTTGCGGTCGCGGCACATGCTGCACCGGTCGGGTGGACGGCGTTTCAGCCTGACGGGCCGGGTAGTGGGGCGTCGTTCGCTCATGCCAACGTTGGCGGATGTGATCCGGCGGCAGTACGGGCATGGGTCTCCGATCTCGACGCGGCTGCGGTGTTTCTTCTAGAAGTCCGGCCCGAGGACGAACTGGCACGGACGCCGCCGGAAGGTTGGCGGTTCTTGCTGCAGCGGCCGAGCGATGACACGCGTGGTTTGATCGTGCTGGTGCCGAAGTGGTCGGTGATCAACAAGGCGCACGTCGAGTCATTCAGCGTGCCCGGCACAATCCGTGACATGGCCGTGGTCGATCTCGGTGGGGTGGAGGTGATGCAAGCTCATCTGGCCCGTCCCGGCACTGCGTGTGGTTTCGCCGAGCAGGTCGCGATGTCGGAGGCGATAGCCGATTGGGTTGTGTCGCGATCGGAGTGGACGGACGTGCTTGTGGTCGGTGATTTCAACGCTGCGCCATGGTCGGCGGCCGTTAAACCACTACGTGATGCAGGGCTTTCGCCGGCTCGCGGCGGATTGTCCGGCACCTGGCCCGCACAGTTGCCGCCGGGGCTGCGCGTGCCGATCGATCACGCGTTTTCAAATCGACGCTGCAAAGTAACGGTCGGCCCCGATCTCGGTGGAGATCATCGCCCGATTGTCGTTCGTATGACCGAGTGA
- a CDS encoding HAD-IIIA family hydrolase: MPRPAIFFDRDNTLIRNSGYLRNHREVVLLPGAADAVADVRRLGFATITVSNQSGVARAMMSEADVRAVNARMDELLLDDNREAIFDEHYFCPYHPDPAVASVRRYCVDSDLRKPRPGMLLLAAREHDLDLANSWIIGDATRDVEAGQTAGCRTILLRLPDVEPSPHAECGDGGADFVAASLAEAVDYIADHAEEVREPTPAEIVAPEPVPAPDQTPAVAATPPPDTSKLDDILAELRCQTRSLASQDAFSAPLLLAGVTQILALALLIFAYLLTDDGGSRANLLITAVFVQVLTLTLAVVGRK; the protein is encoded by the coding sequence ATGCCACGGCCGGCGATTTTCTTTGACCGCGATAACACCCTCATCCGCAACAGCGGCTACCTCCGCAATCACCGCGAAGTCGTGCTGTTACCCGGCGCGGCCGATGCGGTGGCCGACGTGCGTCGGCTCGGCTTCGCCACGATCACCGTCAGCAACCAGTCCGGCGTGGCCCGTGCGATGATGAGCGAAGCCGACGTCCGCGCGGTCAATGCACGCATGGACGAGCTGCTGCTCGACGACAATCGCGAGGCGATTTTCGACGAACATTACTTTTGCCCGTACCACCCGGACCCGGCCGTCGCGTCGGTGCGGCGGTACTGCGTCGATAGCGACCTGCGAAAGCCCAGGCCGGGCATGCTGCTGCTCGCGGCACGAGAGCATGATCTGGACCTTGCCAACAGTTGGATCATCGGCGACGCGACGCGGGACGTGGAAGCGGGCCAGACGGCCGGTTGCCGGACGATCCTCCTGCGACTGCCCGACGTGGAACCATCGCCCCACGCCGAATGTGGCGACGGCGGTGCCGACTTCGTGGCGGCGTCTCTTGCCGAAGCCGTCGATTACATCGCCGATCACGCGGAAGAGGTCCGTGAACCAACGCCGGCCGAGATTGTCGCCCCCGAGCCTGTTCCAGCGCCGGATCAAACACCGGCTGTTGCGGCAACGCCCCCGCCGGACACGTCGAAGCTCGACGACATCCTCGCCGAGCTTCGCTGTCAAACACGAAGCCTCGCGAGCCAGGATGCGTTCTCCGCGCCGTTGCTGCTGGCAGGTGTTACGCAGATCCTCGCCTTGGCGTTGCTGATCTTCGCGTACCTGCTGACCGACGATGGCGGCAGTCGGGCGAACCTTTTGATCACCGCGGTGTTCGTGCAAGTCCTGACACTCACGCTCGCGGTGGTCGGGCGCAAATGA
- a CDS encoding thioredoxin family protein: protein MRNITKIVSGVAALALGTTVALGVLAGPGDKGYAQQKGAEKSGEACAVADSCNFCSTSLVMAHPGGHAETATLGEVVPEFELMDQSGQPVSINDFEGKIVVLEWFNDQCPFVKKFYVNGDMNKLADKYEEQGVVWLAIDSSNFSNVEQNAEIAKEWNIDRPILNDASGEIGKAYKAKTTPHMYVIAADGSLAYMGAIDSKPSTDQGDIAGAENFVARALDELLAGESVSLPQTKAYGCSVKY from the coding sequence ATGCGAAATATCACGAAAATCGTCAGCGGCGTTGCCGCCCTTGCACTCGGTACCACCGTCGCTCTGGGCGTACTCGCTGGCCCGGGAGACAAAGGCTACGCCCAACAAAAGGGCGCCGAGAAGTCCGGTGAAGCCTGTGCCGTCGCTGATTCCTGCAACTTCTGCAGCACCAGCTTGGTCATGGCTCACCCCGGTGGTCATGCCGAGACGGCGACATTGGGCGAGGTCGTTCCGGAGTTCGAGTTGATGGATCAGAGTGGCCAGCCTGTTTCGATCAACGACTTCGAAGGCAAGATCGTCGTCCTCGAATGGTTCAACGACCAGTGCCCGTTCGTCAAGAAGTTCTACGTCAACGGCGACATGAACAAGCTTGCCGACAAGTACGAAGAGCAGGGCGTGGTTTGGCTCGCGATCGACAGCAGCAACTTCAGCAATGTCGAGCAGAATGCCGAGATCGCCAAGGAGTGGAACATCGACCGGCCCATTCTCAATGATGCGTCGGGCGAGATCGGCAAGGCTTACAAGGCCAAGACCACCCCGCACATGTACGTCATCGCCGCCGATGGATCCCTCGCCTACATGGGCGCGATCGACAGCAAGCCCAGCACCGACCAGGGTGACATCGCGGGTGCCGAAAACTTCGTGGCCCGCGCGCTTGACGAGTTGCTCGCCGGCGAGTCGGTCAGCCTCCCGCAGACCAAGGCCTACGGTTGCTCGGTGAAGTACTAA
- a CDS encoding 4a-hydroxytetrahydrobiopterin dehydratase: MPDTTALNDADVRKLHADLPAGWEIEQNELAKTFKFAEFEATMTFVNAVADIARVADHHPDMRVGYNTARIAWTTHDAGGLTEKDFACAAKTDAKA, from the coding sequence ATGCCCGACACCACTGCACTCAACGACGCGGACGTCCGAAAGTTACACGCCGATTTGCCCGCCGGCTGGGAGATCGAGCAGAACGAACTCGCCAAGACGTTCAAGTTCGCCGAGTTCGAGGCGACGATGACGTTCGTGAACGCGGTGGCCGACATCGCTCGTGTCGCCGATCACCATCCCGACATGCGGGTCGGCTACAACACGGCCCGGATCGCGTGGACCACCCACGACGCGGGCGGGCTGACGGAGAAGGACTTCGCGTGTGCCGCCAAGACCGACGCCAAAGCGTGA
- a CDS encoding protein-disulfide reductase DsbD domain-containing protein, giving the protein MSLLTAMMISMLAYAMPPDAAPKAEVTLVADADAFVAGEPMIVGLRFELRPTWHVYWKNPGDAGLPPRVEWHLPEGFTAGELQFPVPKTFESAGSLGYGYSNAVTFLATITPPSELPDDPVTIGATVKYLVCDPNVCLPEQAEATATLRTDEPTERNRLADAKSKLPEDAGSAGFSIDGKPGSGVAELSWVDRQRGVASEIDVQILPAPENNLLVTSIETGELKRNLMNGEHTLPIVVVASKIGPLSGSSLEVLLVWTDADGVTKHYELDLPYRLILE; this is encoded by the coding sequence ATGAGCTTACTCACCGCCATGATGATCTCGATGCTGGCATACGCCATGCCGCCTGACGCTGCGCCCAAGGCGGAGGTGACATTGGTTGCCGATGCGGACGCTTTTGTCGCGGGTGAGCCGATGATCGTCGGGTTGCGTTTCGAGTTGCGGCCGACCTGGCACGTCTACTGGAAGAACCCCGGCGATGCTGGCCTGCCGCCGCGGGTGGAGTGGCATCTGCCCGAGGGGTTTACCGCCGGTGAGTTGCAGTTCCCCGTGCCCAAAACCTTCGAGAGTGCGGGCTCGCTCGGCTACGGGTACTCCAATGCGGTGACATTCCTCGCGACGATCACGCCGCCCAGTGAACTGCCCGACGATCCGGTGACGATCGGTGCGACGGTGAAGTACTTGGTATGTGATCCGAACGTGTGTCTTCCCGAGCAAGCGGAGGCCACCGCGACACTGCGTACCGACGAGCCAACGGAGCGCAACCGCCTTGCCGACGCCAAGTCGAAGCTCCCGGAGGACGCGGGCTCGGCCGGCTTCTCGATCGACGGCAAACCTGGCAGCGGTGTGGCGGAGCTGAGCTGGGTCGACCGACAGCGCGGCGTCGCCAGCGAGATTGATGTCCAGATTTTGCCCGCCCCCGAGAACAATCTGCTGGTCACTTCGATCGAGACCGGCGAACTCAAACGCAATCTGATGAACGGCGAGCACACGCTGCCGATCGTCGTGGTAGCCAGTAAGATCGGCCCGCTCTCGGGATCGTCGCTCGAAGTGCTGCTGGTCTGGACCGACGCCGATGGCGTGACGAAACACTACGAACTCGACCTTCCCTACCGTCTGATTCTGGAATAG
- a CDS encoding LL-diaminopimelate aminotransferase → MARINDHYLNLSAGYLFPEIARRVGEFTEANPDAPIIKMGIGDVTEPLPPAVVEALHKAVDEMAVRDTFQGYGPGPGYDFLREAIADNSYANCPIDADEIFISDGSKCDSANILDIFGPSKVAVCDPVYPVYVDTNVMAGNASAAGEDGRYGGLVYLPATAENGFQPPMPSEPVDLVYLCFPNNPTGTVADRATLQAWVDWCRANKAVLLFDAAYEAFIQTPDIPHSIYEFDGATDCAIEFRSFSKTAGFTGVRAAWTVVPKGLTAKSADGNDVALRDLWSRRQSTKFNGISYIVSRGCEAVYSDAGKQQVADLVTHYMDNAKLLREALTAQGMTVYGGVDAPYVWVRCPDGETSWQMFDRLLNDHHLVCTPGSGFGQAGEGYVRLSAFNSRENVEEAVRRLRA, encoded by the coding sequence ATGGCACGGATCAACGATCACTACCTGAACCTCTCGGCGGGCTATCTGTTCCCCGAGATCGCCCGACGCGTCGGCGAGTTCACCGAAGCAAACCCCGACGCACCGATCATCAAGATGGGCATCGGCGACGTCACCGAGCCATTGCCGCCGGCGGTGGTCGAAGCCCTGCACAAGGCGGTCGACGAGATGGCCGTGCGGGACACGTTCCAGGGTTACGGCCCGGGTCCCGGCTACGACTTCCTCCGCGAAGCGATCGCGGATAACAGTTACGCCAACTGCCCGATCGATGCGGACGAGATTTTCATCTCCGACGGCTCCAAGTGCGACAGTGCCAACATCCTTGATATCTTCGGTCCGTCGAAAGTCGCCGTGTGCGATCCGGTCTACCCGGTTTACGTCGACACGAACGTGATGGCCGGCAACGCATCGGCTGCGGGTGAGGACGGGCGCTACGGCGGGCTTGTTTACCTACCGGCCACCGCGGAGAACGGTTTCCAGCCGCCGATGCCGAGCGAGCCGGTCGACCTGGTCTACCTTTGCTTCCCGAACAATCCGACCGGCACCGTCGCCGACCGCGCGACGCTCCAGGCGTGGGTCGATTGGTGCCGGGCGAACAAGGCTGTTCTGCTGTTCGATGCCGCTTACGAGGCGTTCATTCAGACGCCCGACATTCCCCACAGCATTTACGAGTTCGACGGCGCGACCGACTGTGCGATCGAGTTTCGCAGCTTCAGCAAGACCGCCGGCTTCACCGGCGTGCGTGCGGCGTGGACGGTCGTGCCCAAGGGGCTGACCGCCAAATCCGCCGACGGTAACGATGTCGCGCTACGCGATCTCTGGAGCAGGCGTCAGAGCACGAAGTTCAACGGCATCAGTTACATCGTCAGCCGTGGCTGCGAAGCGGTGTACTCCGACGCCGGCAAACAGCAGGTCGCCGACCTCGTCACGCATTACATGGACAACGCCAAGCTCCTACGCGAAGCACTCACCGCGCAAGGCATGACCGTCTACGGCGGCGTCGACGCGCCGTACGTTTGGGTTCGTTGTCCCGACGGCGAGACGAGTTGGCAGATGTTCGATCGCCTGCTCAACGATCATCACTTGGTCTGTACCCCCGGCAGCGGTTTCGGCCAGGCCGGCGAGGGGTACGTTCGCCTCAGCGCGTTCAACAGCCGGGAGAACGTGGAAGAAGCGGTGCGTCGGTTGCGGGCCTGA